Part of the Nicotiana sylvestris chromosome 2, ASM39365v2, whole genome shotgun sequence genome, ACATCCAACAAGACCAATCTCCCGGCTTTTCACTAAGAGAGAATCAGTAGCCAGCAACTTCATACCTTTCAATAAGCTTTCCTTCAGAGATAAGTGACCTAGCCCCAAAGATTTTGGTTAAATAAATAAAGCTGAGGGGCTGCATGGGGAAGTAGAATCAAAATTGCCCAAGCCTGTATAATAACCATGATAGAGGAACAACATAACataaaaggagaagaaaataCTTCTccccaacaaaagaaaatacacatCCAAACAAAATCAAAGCTGCAAGCTTAAAAGACACATTATAATCCTTTTCCCATACTGTTCTCTTTTATTGCTGTCTATTTCCTTCACGAGACATCATTGCCATCAGCAACGGTAAAGACTAAACTCATTGATTAGCTCGAAGAAGCACAATACTGCCAACCCCTGGGCTTCACTCTTCACGCCACCACGGAACAGTTAACTCTTTAAATTGGATTTCCAACTGGCATTGGCTGTCCACGCTGAGCACCAGCTTTTCCAGCCATCTCATTGCCAAACTGCTTAGATGGAGTACTTAATTCAGCAGATGATGGTCTACTAAGATATGCTTCGGCATTTCCATGTCTTATAGTCTCATCATCAAATGCAACACGCTGGAGATTTTCTGCAAGAGAATCAGGACTAGATTTTTGTGGAGATTGAGGACTTATGGTTGAATTCTGAACTGATGGTGGTATGATCCAATGATTCCAGTCATTTCTACGCCTTAACTTTTCGCCCTGCAACACAAGGTAAAAAACTGTTAAAACCCGTAACAGTTAAGAGGCAAATACTACCAGagttcagtttatgtgaacctatttcctttttggtccgttccaaaaagaatgatccctttttaaatttggtaacaatttagcttaaacttacaattctacccttaatgagaagcttttataaccacacaaatgctctggcccctttttgacttgtttaggaccacataTTCTAAAAGTCTTagttttttcttaaactctgttcccagtcaaacaggttcacataaattggaacggaggaagTAATATTCTTAAAAGCACTTTCCTAGTCCTGTAGCACTAAACACCTAAGTAGGCCCAACCAAGGGTGTAGAGGCAAATACTAAGTATTTTCATGGAAAAAAAAAGGTTAACAAAAAATtgctccccccccccctttttttggTTGTGATAGCCGAGAAATTCCTTGAGGGGGCACTCGACCACATGTTCAAAACTTGGCGTTTAAGCAATTTCTGAAGTCTGAAGTACAAAACATCTCAAACGGCCAAGGGCGTCACCAAACAGACTTTATATAATTCAAACAGCAGCTACTGTGAACGAAGGACACATTAATAAGGATGAATAACAAACCATTATTTTGTTTCTAGAGAGACCTATTACGAAGAATGCGGTGGATAATGTACAAGGCAATTGAATTATTCAAAACCATTTTGCAAGGGTAACAGGCTTTAGTTCTACTTAAGAATTCATGCTCATATCTGTAAGGTCTTTAACAAGTGTTCATGTTTAAAATTCCATTCTTTTACAACACAAGCACTTTGCCAAAAATCGACTAATACGTAAGGAACCATTTCTTTTGGCCAGTGGAAATAGAAATTAAAAGTCTAAAAAGACCACAAACCATATATAGAAGGAATACCTGCACTTCTACAACAGTAGAGGACCTCATAACATCCAGTATCAGTTGTATATTATCTGTCAGCGACATTACCTGCAAAAATGGCCGAAAATAAGCCAAGTTTTTTACAGCAAATGAGGTTACCACAAAGAGAGTGCTCAAGGCACGTATTTAAGTGAGGCTGCACTAAAATAAAATGAAGAACCATCAATCTGAAAGGATATCCAAGGACTTCTCCCTCAGCCTTCACCTCAAACCCCAAAGATTAATCATTCACCTTATGCTACATCCATTGCAGCAAAATGACATAGAGAACTATCACAAAAACATTACTATACAGACAAAACACCAGATTGAACTAAAATCATAGGGTCGAGTGCAAAACTCCCTGAATGCTAATACTTGCAAAAAATATCTGGAGAAAGCCCCATAGGACATAAAGTATACCATGGAATGATCAAACACATTCAATTGCTTACAACTATCTGATTGTATTATTGACCTGCCGAAAAGAGCGGACAAGATCATACAACTCTACAACAGCTCCAACAGACTTGTTCGGATACTCCTTAAATTAAATTACTTTAAGTTGACAAACCTGACATATCTATGGAGCGCCACATATCTATGGTTACGATGCACCGATATAGGAAATACTTAAATGACAAGCATTTAGATGACAACAATTCATTAAATCAAGCAATCAGCTTTTAGAATAAGTCACAAGAAAGAATTAAACAAAGGCCTGCTCATATCGTGACTTTATTCTACAACAGCATATTGGAAGAATCAAACAAAACCAACAAATACATCAAGCCAACATCGAACAGCAAACAGCACAGCAGGTATTGGAAACAATTACATCTTCCAAGAAAATAATGGAAAACGAATAATCCAGAAGCAACAAAGTTATGCTAATCTACTACTTGTTGGGGAGGTAAAAATAATGAAAGGTGAGACTCAAACAATAAGGGGTGTAACACACCTTACTTTTCCTAAACATCTCCATAGCTCCCATCATATTTTTGAATCCTAGTGTAATAGAGAAGAAAAGCAAATGCAATAGAATAGGAAATGGCAAGTAAACCAAGGATCTCAAAGCATCaaaaactttttaaaataagTTTCAATGCATTACAACTTAAACTCGAAACTACTGTGAACAAATCCTAAATCCAAAATTTCACCCACTTACTAGTTATATCCTTCCAAGCAACTTTCTTATCTCCTACTTCCAAAAATGATTTAGGTAAAATTAGACTTCCAATTTGACTTTTCATCAATTAGTTAACATATCCTCCACAAAATCACAGCTCTCTTATCTTCTCCTACCACTCATGTTAAGGGAAAATTAGAGTTTTCGAAGAAATAGATGACTCCTTTAAAAGCATCTATTTACTaatccctctgtttcaatttatgtgaaccaatTTGAgtgggcacagagtttaagaaaaaagtgaagacttttgaacttgtggtgtaaaataagGTACATATATTTGGTGTGGCCATTAATCaatgcataaaggtaaattgtttacAAATATAGAAAGACATCATTCTTTTTgacacggactaaaaaggaaataggttcatataaattgaaacgggGGAAGTATATCTTCATTTCAATTGATGACTTGCATTCGGTAAGTATTATTTCAACTTGTGACTTCGCCTGATCAAGTAGCAATTTCAAACCTGAGTCTTCTCATTTTTCTGCATTAAATCCTATGCTTTCAGAGCTTACAATACTCATTATCAGCACATTTGCCTCCATTCTCTCCCAGTGTTTTTAAAACCACAAAAAGGCGAAAAGGCGACAAGGTGTATCTGTATGGGGTTGAAACGAAAAGCGAGAAGAAAAGCGAACAGCTTTGATCCAAAGCTCACAATTTAAggaaattttagaaaaatatcAAACATCTATGGAAAAGTACAATAAAATTAAGTTGCAATAAAAAAAAACACTTTGGACATCCACTAGAATACAATAATACCGATATCAATCCAACTCCTCAAAGttgaaattaaagaaaatgacagATTCTCGTTGGAATCAATTTTTTCAACATTGTTTGAAGTGTGAACTTCTCTAAATCGCATGGCTTTACGTATGAAGCATGAAGAATTGCTTCACTTGCTTCATTGTTTCAAGGTTTTTTTACACCAACGCTTCCTCCTAATTGGTAGCCTTCAATATATTCAACTCATCTTCAACAAATACCTGCCTCTGCGTAATCCAATTTGCCTAAACTTTTCTTGCATTATCGTTAAAAATcttatttcttccatttaaacCACAAAAGAATATTGAAACTGCTTTCTTGATGCCACTTACACCAATCACAGAAATTACCTCTCTTGTATCACTATAAGCCTGCCTTCTTCACCCCTTTCTGAAAGCAATAAACCCTTGAATTAACCTAAAGAGCCACAGTTGAGAGATTCGCCCACATAGCTATAACTTCCACACTCCAAAAAGTGCTATGCTCGAGACTTTTTTACTTTACCTTATTCAGTTGATTGGTCTTGAGTTCTTAGGATCCCTTTTGCAATCAAAACACATTCTCACTGCCTGCTACTCACCAGAACTACTTGTTTTAAGACCCATCCTAATAGCTACTATCTATCACAAGGATGTGGGAGCTCCAGATAAAAACTATCCATAAAAGGAACAGGAATTTCAaaatcaaccaaccattataacCAACTATAGACTCCATGAACAACATATTTCACCTGTAAAACTAAGTATTCAAATTTGTGCATGTGCGGACATGCATAGTACCCCGAAGAACTCTACTTATCATGACTGTGATCGAGTATTGAGCCTAACCTAATTGGCTTCCCATACAATCAATAAGAATAGCTAAGGAGATTGACATCTATCCCAATGGAAAAACTATTAAGTCATGGAACAAATGACAGTAAAACCAGAACCAACAGTCTAATGAAATATTACATATTCATGCATTTACATGATAACATATTAGCCAGGAGTGCACATCAGAACACAGTATGGTGGTCACTAACTCTTGCTAGAATTACTCAATTTCAACACAAAAATCTGTTTAAGTACTTTGCATGAGCTCTAGAGTTCATTATAAGAGGACAATTCTGAAGCTTGACACATTTGTCGCGACAATGTATTAATAGCTACGGATGCCAGATAGATATGTTGCAGTCCAACCACATATCGGCCGGTCTCCAAATGAACAACATTGGAACAGCTTTGTATAAAAGATACAGCATTTATAATCATCAACCAACAACACCATTACAGCACGCAACAGGTTCGAGCCATGGAAACAGCCCCTTACAGAAATGTTGGATAAGGCTGTatacaatagacccttatggTCCTCCGGCCCTTCCCGGACCCCGCACATAGCGGGATCTTAATGCACTGGGCTGCCCTTTATACACTTAGATATGCTTGATACAAAAAGAAATCATAGTTGCAATCAGCAACCCTAGACATCCAGAGATACTTCTCCTTTCTCTAAATGTTCTGTTCTCCGGTCAAAAGGGTCAAAATTATGCACGAACACTTCCTCCCCAAGGAAAAGTTAGAAGTTCTCATTAATTTTACTTTCTTTGTCTTCCCCATAATACTATTAAGAGGGGGGAAAAGCAACATTgataagagagagagagacagagagaccTCAACATtgataagagagagagagagagagacctcCTATCGAAATGAACGACTAACTTCCCTCGCTCTCTCCTACCTAATTTTATGTTCAACTATGTCCTATTTGGACTAATGATGTTAGTTTGTTACTAAATCTCGAAGAAAAACctaagaattaaataaacaagCTATTACAGAAGATTAAAGAGGCAAACCCTTTGCACCAGAAAAAGTACAAACAAAGAAGCAAATCCAATgcataaaatataaaataatcatTTCAGGTTGTCCAACAAAGAAGCAAATCCAATgcataaaatataaaataatcatTTCAGGTTGTCCTTCCCCCTCTTTCTCTCCCGGTTTGAGGAAAAGATATCATTGGCATTTTCTAATCCCTAAAAAAGGAGCTAAGGTCATCAACCAGGCTATGAAACATTATTAACGGTTACCAACAACAACATGAAATAAGAGATGGAGATGTATTTTCAAAAGAATAAGCTACTAATACACCAGAAAATATCAGCCAAGCACTAAGGGTCAAAAAACACGTATGTATTAACAGAACTCTCCTTGTGAGGAATGACATTTAATTCCAACCAACTCACTTTTTTGAAACCTGCTATTAGCATAACAGAAACCCATCCATGTTCATCCATGTTCCGCCGCAAGAATGTAtccttaattaaattttcattacTGCAACAAAATATAGGGACAGGAATAGTTTATAATACCAATACAGTTAAGACAGCTATGTAAGAGCAATTTCAAGCAAAGAACAAAGAAGCGCTACCTGAAATAATAATCAATCTGGTTCACTATTTTGGTTTGCAACTGGGGATCTGGCATATGAAAGAAGACAGGTGGCACAGGAGAAAGCATAGGCATTCTGAATGTATCAGGGAGTGGACCTGGAAAAAAATATACAGGCGGTACCTCTGCAAATGGGTTAAAGTATCAGTAGAGCAACATAATGGGGTTTAGTAACTCAGAAAAAGAACCCCAAAAGTAACACATCTCACCAGAGTAAACCATGGGAGCTCGATAGGGATGCACAGGCATGATTGGAGGTATAAAAGGTGGGGAAGTATGAGGTGGGCCTCCCATAAATGGCCTCGCTGGAACTCTCTGCGGCTGCATGTGTGCATCCCTATTTCCCCAACCTCTGTGGGGTTTCCAATCCTGATTTCCACGTTCCTGATCACGCCTACCCCCATAACCTAGATGATACGTACCATCTCCACGGGGGTGTGGACCAACATTGCCTCTCCTGTTTGAATTTCGTTGATGTTGGTGCTCATGTCCACCATGTGATTGAGATCCAAATCCTCCCCATTGTCCACCATCCCTATGACTATTATCCTTTGAAGATGAATCAGCACCAGAATTACCGGACTTCCCAGATTTATTAAAAACTATTTCCGCCTCAGAACTCTGCCCCTGTTGCTGAGAGAAGCCACCATTGGCTGATGCATTATggtttgaataaccaccaccgcGCTTCATAGACCTTTGGCGGGTGGGAGCAACATGGTTCAACGTTGAATTAGGGTTCGCATTGTTCGTATTAGCTTGCCCATGAGAAGATGATGCCATTCCCGTTCCCTATAAAATACCACACATGTACATATAAATGAGCTTTTGGAACAACTATGGACTATTAACTCATACACATGTTACTCTGCCGTGTGCACGCATAACCAGACAATAAATGGTCACAATATAGGACACATACACAATAAAACACCGAAACCAAGAATCAGAGTTAGGCACAGTTAAAGGCCCGCTTAAAGCGATCTTAAGCCCTCAAGCTCAGTGAAGCCCAGGTTGTGCACTTAACCTCGCTTATTTGGAGCTTCAGTGTAGGCATCAAGGTGCCAAGGCAAGTGCACCTTCACTGAGGTTGTCTTTTAAGGGCACAACAACGTATATCACTTTAATGAGGTTTGCGCATAAGGCTCCAACAAACTTTGGTGCTTTTTTGCGCTTAATCTAGTCAGGCAGCAGATAGAGCAAACAACTAGGCAACTACTACTACGCCTCAATCCAAGGGTAGTTAGGGTCGGCTATTTCAATCACCAATATCCATTTTGTTCCATTTAAATGCTTTTCATTAACAAAATTAGTTAGTGCAATGTATACAGAAAACTAGCATTGATGAATGGGGAATAACCTGTGTTACAGAAACTGATCCGTCGGAGAGAGCTTTGAGA contains:
- the LOC104211995 gene encoding la-related protein 1C-like; translation: MAAPAPTPAHHSHRNTISDTGSSIDAGGLNSPQSRRSSAAARGVSSAWTQIVRSSDSESTVVAISSSPPLPPPLSPPAYSEQTVHSSDCSPSDDVATAGSAATEAQLESSDNGNSDDSNSNVSKKPAWNKPSNGAAEVSPVMGAVCWPALSDSTKASPKSSSSESLKALSDGSVSVTQGTGMASSSHGQANTNNANPNSTLNHVAPTRQRSMKRGGGYSNHNASANGGFSQQQGQSSEAEIVFNKSGKSGNSGADSSSKDNSHRDGGQWGGFGSQSHGGHEHQHQRNSNRRGNVGPHPRGDGTYHLGYGGRRDQERGNQDWKPHRGWGNRDAHMQPQRVPARPFMGGPPHTSPPFIPPIMPVHPYRAPMVYSEVPPVYFFPGPLPDTFRMPMLSPVPPVFFHMPDPQLQTKIVNQIDYYFSNENLIKDTFLRRNMDEHGWVSVMLIAGFKKVMSLTDNIQLILDVMRSSTVVEVQGEKLRRRNDWNHWIIPPSVQNSTISPQSPQKSSPDSLAENLQRVAFDDETIRHGNAEAYLSRPSSAELSTPSKQFGNEMAGKAGAQRGQPMPVGNPI